The Euphorbia lathyris chromosome 3, ddEupLath1.1, whole genome shotgun sequence genome contains a region encoding:
- the LOC136222918 gene encoding probable aquaporin PIP2-8 produces the protein MAKDVPEETHSSSKDYVDPPPTPLFDMAELKLWSFYRALIAEFIATLLFLYVTVATVIGHKNQTAPCAGVGLLGIAWAFGGMIFILVYCTAGISGGHINPAVTFGLFLARKVSLIRAVAYMVSQCLGAICGVGLVKAFMKHPYNSLGGGANSVAPGYSKGTALGAEIIGTFVLVYTVFSATDPKRSARDSHVPVLAPLPIGFAVFVVHLATIPVTGTGINPARSFGAAVIFNNEKVWDDHWIFWVGPFVGALAAAAYHQYILRAAAIKALGSFRSNPTN, from the exons atggCGAAGGATGTACCCGAGGAAACACATTCTTCCTCCAAGGATTATGTTGATCCACCACCCACACCCCTCTTTGACATGGCTGAGCTCAAGCTCTGGTCTTTCTACAGAGCTCTTATAGCTGAGTTCATAGCCACTCTCCTTTTCCTTTATGTAACAGTCGCCACTGTAATTGGTCACAAAAATCAAACTGCTCCTTGTGCTGGTGTTGGTCTTCTCGGTATTGCATGGGCTTTTGGTGGCATGATTTTCATCCTTGTTTACTGCACTGCCGGTATCTCTG GTGGTCATATTAACCCGGCAGTGACTTTTGGGTTGTTCTTGGCGAGGAAGGTATCACTGATTAGAGCAGTGGCATACATGGTTTCACAATGTTTGGGTGCCATATGTGGTGTTGGGTTGGTTAAGGCCTTTATGAAACATCCTTACAACAGCTTAGGCGGTGGTGCTAATTCAGTGGCTCCAGGTTATAGCAAAGGCACAGCTTTGGGTGCtgagataataggaacatttGTACTAGTGTACACAGTATTCTCAGCAACTGACCCGAAGAGGAGTGCGCGTGACTCTCACGTACCTGTTTTGGCTCCACTTCCAATTGGGTTTGCTGTGTTTGTAGTCCATTTGGCTACAATTCCTGTAACTGGTACTGGTATTAACCCAGCTAGGAGCTTTGGTGCTGCTGTTATCTTCAACAATGAAAAAGTTTGGGATGACCAT TGGATATTCTGGGTTGGACCGTTCGTGGGAGCACTTGCAGCAGCTGCGTATCATCAGTACATACTTAGAGCAGCAGCCATTAAAGCTTTGGGATCTTTCCGCAGCAACCCCACCAACTAA